The DNA segment AGTCTGGCATAATGACATCACCCAGGccaggtagtcacagctccgcccacTGGCTGACCAGTTATTCATGTGATCTTTTGGTTTTCTCCCCTGCAGGTATTTACTCGGCTCAGGTCATCACTAAGTATTGTTCTAGTTACTGCAGCCCCAGCAGTGGCCAATATGGCATCGCCAGCACCAGCACCTCCTGCTGCACCACCGACCTGTGCAACTATAGCGCCAGCAGCAGCACCAGCACCAAGCCCGGCTGTGCCGCCATCATCCTGGCGCTGGGAGCCATCCTCACCATCCTGAAGAGCTCCGCGCTGTGACCTGTCACTATAGAGGAAGAAAGATGGAGGAACCTCATGTCTCCCATTACTGTTCATCCATCTCATCACAATAAAAAGTGTCGTTGTCATTGAATGTCTCTCACAGCTCAGGGGtcgttacaatgtatccaggCCCAATGCTGGGctccatactgatacatatatactacctGCAGATTGTCAGGGTTaaggccatacctcccaacatttccagAAGagtaagagggacaaaatggtggcACGCGTAGCGATTCCCCCAAACCACACCCCTAATCACGCCCTGGTCACGGCGCAaatttttattactaataatcatcttcacaataataataaaaagaatttgCTCAGCTCGGGATGTGATCT comes from the Engystomops pustulosus chromosome 5, aEngPut4.maternal, whole genome shotgun sequence genome and includes:
- the LOC140133921 gene encoding lymphocyte antigen 6E-like, producing MASYTSLLLVIALCAATAHSLRCYTCTAASSNSNCQTVTTCGSSQNYCETIVGYASSGIYSAQVITKYCSSYCSPSSGQYGIASTSTSCCTTDLCNYSASSSTSTKPGCAAIILALGAILTILKSSAL